Proteins encoded within one genomic window of Streptomyces sp. NBC_01314:
- a CDS encoding PucR family transcriptional regulator: MPPTLASLVHHSSLKLTVRAGEDRLDVPVRWAHGSELADPVPYMEGGELLLITALKLDAEDPEAMRRYVRRLVGAGVVGLGFAVGVHYEDIPEALVAAAEKEGLPLLEVPRRTPFLAISKAVSAAIAAEQYQAVTAGFAAQRELTRQALTDSPEGLLGALAAQVDGWAALYDASGAVVAVAPEWAERRAGRLTADVERLRDRPAPASAVVGGEDRVELHSLGTGRRARAALAVGTAAALGTAERYALHSAIALLTLTTERSRALHAAEQRIGAAVLRMLLAGECDHARAVAGNLYGELLDAPFRLILAESASASAARARVEGAAAAGGGAAGAGAGAAGPARAGNAAGARGAAGGVLAVGSGADLLGQLVEVLEAAAARAGEAVLVVPDGERLVVLAVDGGAAVAACGEFAVALEASRAAGRDPGSAAAPVPASVAVPVCVEEEELVVGLSAPAGPIAAAGAYKQAEQALSVARRRGRCLVEHEELAAGSVLPLLGDDAVRAFADSLLRPLREHDATGRGDLVASLRAWLSRHGQWDAAAADLGVHRHTLRYRMRRVEEIVGRSLDDADVRMELWLALKATAAAGE; encoded by the coding sequence ATGCCACCCACGCTCGCCTCGCTCGTCCACCACTCCTCGCTCAAGCTGACCGTGCGGGCGGGCGAGGACCGTCTGGATGTGCCGGTGCGCTGGGCGCACGGCAGTGAACTCGCCGATCCCGTGCCGTACATGGAGGGCGGGGAACTGCTGCTGATCACCGCGCTCAAGCTGGACGCGGAGGATCCGGAGGCGATGCGGCGCTATGTACGGCGTCTGGTGGGCGCCGGGGTCGTCGGGCTCGGCTTCGCCGTCGGGGTGCACTACGAGGACATCCCCGAGGCGCTCGTCGCCGCGGCCGAGAAAGAGGGGCTGCCGCTGCTGGAAGTGCCCCGGCGTACGCCCTTCCTCGCCATCAGCAAGGCGGTCTCGGCCGCCATCGCCGCCGAGCAGTACCAAGCGGTGACGGCGGGGTTCGCCGCGCAGCGCGAACTCACCAGACAGGCGCTGACCGACAGCCCCGAGGGGCTGCTCGGCGCGCTCGCCGCGCAGGTCGACGGATGGGCCGCCCTGTACGACGCCTCCGGTGCGGTCGTCGCGGTGGCGCCGGAGTGGGCGGAGCGGCGGGCCGGACGGCTCACGGCCGACGTCGAACGGCTGCGGGACCGGCCCGCGCCGGCCAGCGCGGTCGTCGGCGGTGAGGACCGCGTCGAACTGCACTCCCTCGGCACCGGGCGCCGGGCTCGTGCCGCCCTCGCCGTCGGCACGGCGGCCGCCCTCGGCACGGCCGAGCGCTACGCCCTCCACTCCGCGATCGCCCTGCTGACGCTCACGACGGAACGGTCACGCGCGTTGCACGCCGCCGAGCAGCGGATCGGTGCGGCGGTGCTGCGCATGCTGCTGGCCGGGGAGTGCGACCACGCGCGCGCCGTCGCCGGGAATCTGTACGGGGAGCTGTTGGACGCGCCGTTCCGGCTGATCCTCGCGGAGTCCGCCTCGGCGTCGGCGGCGCGGGCACGGGTGGAGGGGGCGGCGGCCGCGGGCGGGGGAGCGGCAGGGGCCGGGGCGGGGGCCGCGGGTCCGGCCAGGGCCGGGAACGCCGCCGGGGCCCGGGGGGCGGCCGGCGGGGTGCTCGCCGTCGGCTCGGGTGCTGATCTGCTCGGGCAGCTCGTCGAGGTGCTGGAGGCCGCCGCCGCGCGGGCCGGGGAGGCGGTACTCGTCGTTCCCGACGGGGAGCGGCTCGTGGTGCTCGCCGTGGACGGGGGCGCGGCGGTCGCCGCGTGCGGGGAGTTCGCGGTGGCGTTGGAGGCGTCGCGTGCGGCCGGGCGGGATCCAGGGTCCGCGGCCGCACCCGTCCCCGCTTCCGTGGCCGTCCCCGTCTGCGTCGAGGAGGAGGAACTCGTCGTCGGGCTGTCCGCGCCCGCCGGGCCGATCGCGGCCGCCGGAGCGTACAAGCAGGCCGAGCAGGCGCTGTCCGTGGCCCGGCGGCGTGGGCGGTGTCTCGTCGAGCACGAGGAGCTGGCCGCCGGGTCCGTGCTGCCGCTTCTCGGCGATGACGCGGTGCGTGCCTTCGCCGACAGTCTGCTTCGGCCGCTCCGTGAACACGACGCGACCGGGCGTGGGGATCTCGTCGCCTCGTTGCGGGCGTGGTTGTCTCGGCACGGGCAGTGGGATGCGGCTGCCGCCGACCTGGGGGTTCATCGGCACACCCTGCGCTACCGGATGCGGCGGGTGGAGGAGATCGTGGGGCGCTCGCTGGACGATGCCGATGTGCGGATGGAGCTGTGGCTGGCGCTCAAGGCGACGGCTGCGGCGGGGGAGTAG